Genomic segment of Colletotrichum destructivum chromosome 5, complete sequence:
GGGGCAATTGTTGACCGACTTATATGAGATGTAGCGGAGGCATAGGGGCTCTATGGATGCCCATCGCAGGCCGGCTGATTGAAGGTCTGACCTGGCAGGAATAGCATCATTGTTTTTTAAACACGTTTCAAGCGCATTCGTGCTCGCTGTGTCAGAAGCACCATACGCacaatcatcatcatcattatcaCATTACACCACGAAACACAATGGAGGCTGGCGCACCTGGCTTCATCTTCACACAATCGATTACGGCTACGGCGGCTAGACCTCGATCTTGAGCGAAAAGTCAATGTGCGGCACGCCCTGGTGGATGGCGCTCGTTGAGAGAATGTCCACATCTGCAGCAGCAACCGCGGCACGTCGTCAGCGTTTCGGTCCCGCTTATTCCGACCCcagcggcggaggaggcggaagtgaagaaggaagaggaggatgataAACTCACCGTTGCACACGTAATTCTCGACATTGTCCAGGGTCAGGCCGCCCGAGACCTCGACCAAAAAGTGCTTCTTGCCGGCCCACCTCTCCTTGAGGCTgcgggcggcgaccttgacgccgtcgccggtgaAGTTGTCGAGcatgacgacgtcggcgccggcggcgatggcctcgtcggcctcgtcctcgctccggacctcgacctcgaccttgagGCTGAAGCCACCGACGCTCTTGGCGGCGCGCACGGCGTCGGTTATGCTGCCCTTGCTCCAGACGTGGTTGTCCTTGAGCATGATCATGGAGCTGAGGTCCATGCggtgggcgtcggcgccgccgacgagcatgccgtacttctcgacgaggcggaagCCTGGCGTCGTCTTGCGGGTGCCGGCCAGCACGCCGGCGTAGCCCGCGGCGCGGAGGTTGACGAGCATGCCGCGCGTCATGCTGGCGACGCCGGAGcagcgggcgaggaggttCAGGGCGACGCGctcaccgaggaggacgccgcgCGCGGGGCCGGTGACGGTGGCGACGCGCATCTTGCCGCGcacggcgccctcgccgtggCCGCGGAGCTCAATGTGCGACCCTTCGCGGACGTGCCACTCGACGGCGCAGCCGCactgggcaaagacctcgtcgacgaagggGCGGCCGGCGACAATGCCGCCGGACTTGCCCCAGAGGGTGGCGGTGCgctggtcgccgccgacgacgaagccgccgtagTCGAAGCTCGGGGTGTCCTCGGCGAGCCAGGCGGTGACGACGGATTTCCAgctgggggggaggaggtgctCGAGGGAGCCATGCTCGAGCGGGACGTCTTCCATGGCGGGGCGAAGGGGATATTGGTTATCGAGGTATCTTGCGGCTCGGAGGAGGGAATCGTGGAGGcgcgggggaaggggagagatTGAGGAGGGGAACGCAGATCGGATCGGATCGGATCGTTGCGATTCAATGGTTTCGGGTATCGCGGGGGTGGAGGTGTCGATGGGATTGAGGCGCGGACGTCGAGGAATAGCGAATTCGCAGGTCGAGACCGGGAGACGGAGggtttgtttttgttgttgtgtGTGACGAAAGGAAAAAGGATGTTGCCACGGGTAGTTTTGGTTTCGTTGACGTCGTGTCGCTCtgaccggcgccggcttctgTCGGTCGGTGCCGTCTTCTGCCGAATGGCGGGGTTGAGGACTGTCAGCTGGGCGGGGTCTAGTGACAGTCGCTGCCAGCTGCCCTATGATATGACTGCCAAGTATAAGTGAGATGTGCCATCATGGGATTTGGTGTAGAAGATGGAAGTTTCTCTACTCCCGCATGCATTGATTCCTACCGGACACAATGTTTATGTATTTTGTTGAAATGGTGAATTAGATCAGAAGAATCAAGAAGAAGCATACAGGAGGACAAGACGTTCAGTTCGCCCCCGTTACATGGTCATGACCGATGGATGCGTTGCTCCTCCACGGTTATCAACACTCAACTTTGGTGTAAGTGAACAACCCATACTCAAGGAGAACATCATGCAGAACAAACATTTTGAAGCGCATACATGCTCTTGCGATGACTTGGATGCATAATTACCGTTCGTCTTCCCGAGGGCCATGTGCCCTTTCCAGCCCCGAGTCCAACCGGAAGTGCGAATGAAAGCTCCGCATGACTTCGTTTTGCGCATCTTGTACTATGCGGACCATTCTCTCCCGCTCCGCCTCTGGCATGCCGTTCATTTCAAGATGTGAGTCCTCAAGGCGCTCGCTGACCGCTTGGGGCAGATGGAGCCTGAGATACCGCTCGAATTGGGCAATGTCGCCGGTGCCAGCTTCAGACCTCTCCCCGATGCCTCTGGCGTCATTGCTATGATCTCCTGCAACTTATGTTAGAAAGAGAGAGTTTCGATTCAAAGGAAGGAAAAGCCCCACGAGTGATGATTTCAGCATCGCAATCCCCTGGCTGCGTTGTCGGCAGAGCAGCGTCGCGGTCCGCCTGCTTGATCAAATCCCTGAAACCATCAATCAGTGCCCCGGCGGCCGCCACGTCCAGATCCACGTTTGGGTAACGTTGTAAGTGCGTCATCTCTGTTGTAGTCGAGTCCCCCAAACCGCTGATGGAGATGCGGAGAGATACGGAAGTGCTTGATGATGGACTATGCTTTGTTTCCATTTCCACGTCCCTTGACGCGCGTGAGCATATCTCTGCGAGAGCCACGGTGTCAGTCGGTCTGATTTGATCAATAATTGTGCTTTCAGGTGGCGGGTTGTATTTCTCGGAAGACCGACGGGGACGTCATACGTTTGTTGTCGTCCTGCGGCTGCCGGCCCCGATCGCGGAGATAAACCGGGACGATGAATGCCACCATCAAAAGCAACCCCAAGGACATCCCGAACGCAAGCTCGAAGAGATCGGACCTGGACATGCGAAAAACCTCATCCTTTTCGCCGCCGCAAGTGGCTGCTGGGAGGGTTGTCGCCATGCTCTTTCGTGGGTTAGGTATGGTCGGAGGTGTCCTCACCTCCAAGAGCGACATACAAGACACTGGCAGCAAATCAACTTATAAAAGGAGGATTCAGCCCTCTTTTGTATCCGTCTCCCTGGGAGATAGACCTACCTGTTTTGACTAGTCGGGATACCCGCATCGCTGTGCACGCTGAAGCCCCAAGAACATGCATTGGGTTAAGAAAGCGAAGATCTCTCGGCATCTTGGGGACGCCAATGCTTCCCAAGTTGGGAGTATTCGGACACTGGATTGATCCAAGCAGCCAAGCCGGAACGCCACTTGTAGTAGGTCTCTCGGCACCAGCTTCTCAAAGATTGATAGTATGTCACGAGGAGATTTGTAAGGCGTTAATTAATGACTAGAATTCAGCCAGCGTCGGATTTCTTTTTTCGCGACACAGTATTACCACGAATGCCTTGAAACACACAATCGAAAGACGGCCTCCCTGTACGCCTCATTACTCAAGATGATAAAGTGGTTCAAGCTTGGCACTCCTCTCGAAGAAAACGTATCTTCTCACGACCCAAGGCAACCACGTGCGGACCTGGTAAGCGGCGTGTCGGCGTGTAGGGACCCCAAAGATGTAatccagctcctccaacgTCCGTTGTCTGTAGTCGTAGTCTCGGGTCAGCCGCGCTCTTAACAGCACGCAATTCCGCTACCTGAATAGTCAACTTACTTGGTCTCCGGGAtcaggaagaagatgacgacaAAGGCCAGCATGTTCAGGCCGGCGTACAGGCCAAAGGCCCTGGTTGGCCCGATCCTGTGCAGCAGCTCGGGGAACGTCAGGGTGAGGGCGCTGCCGATTGCGTTGTTTACGCAGATTGTGAACGCCGAACCGATCTCTCTGTGAGACAGGGGGAAAGCCTCTGAGAAGTAGATGGACGGCAGAGGGCCGATGCCTGCCTGGTTGTCAGTTGTGTTCGTGGGGACGATGGAGAGACGTTATCCACTCACCGGGCCCGTACATGGCCGCGAAGAGGTAGATGAAGAAGGCAATCAGCGGAACCCTGGCGCTGGAGCCCTGATCCATCAAGAAGCAGAGGCCCGCGGCGAGGAGACACCACGCCATGTTGGGAAAGGTGACCAGCAGCAGGTTCCTCCGGCCAAAGGTGTCCATGACGTAGACGGCCGGGAAcgcgaagacgaagacgacgaggccgaagcccATGGAGGCCAGCAGGCAGTTGCGCGTGGAGTAGCCGGCCTGCTCGAAGATGGTGGACGAGTAAAAGGCCATGATGTTGATGCCGCTGAACTGCTGGGAGACGACGATCCAGGACGAGGCGAGCGTGGCCCTGCGCAGGCGAGGGACGGTGAGCAGGTCGGCCATGCGCCGCACGAGGGTCCGGCCGCCGAAggcgtccttctcgacgatgaGCTGCCTGTGGGCGTAGTACAGGTCCCTGGCGGCCATCATCTCGGTGTTCCGCAGGCGGCAGAAGGACCGGAACGAGTCTTGGTAGCGACCCTTTTTCATCAGCCAGCGCGGCGATTCTAGGAGTAATCCTGTCAGTCAAGAGAGAGATGAGGAAaaagagggaagaggagaggggatAGGAGGGGTGTGGAAGACACCTCATATCCCATCAAACGTACCGGGACAGAACCACACAAAGATCAGGACGGGGACGGCCggggcgaaggcggcgccgagctggaaCCGCCAGGCCAGGTCCCCGATGCGGTACCAGACCAGGTTGGAGCAGAAGCCGACGAAGATGCCAAAGGCGACCCACAGCTGAAAGCTCgtgacgatgccgccgcggacggcggcgggggcgacctcggccgagtAGACGGGGATGGTGGAGATCTTGACGCCCATGCCCAGGCCCATGAAGAGGCGGCAGAGCAGGAGGCCCCACcagttgcgggtgaaggcctgggcgaggacggggaAGACGCAGAACAGGCCCGTCAGGAAGATGgtgccgcggcggccgaggcggtcgttGATGGGGTCGGCGGCCCAGGCGCTGATGAGGCCGAAGAGGGTGGGcgcggcgttgacgacgccgacgagggcctggTGATCGGGGCCGTCGATGCCGAACTCGCGCGGGAACGAGAGGTTGGCGCCGTTGGCGCCCGTGTTGTCCCACCCCTGGATGGCGGACCCGAGGGAGCAGAGGGCGACGCTGAGGTAGAGGTCGCGCGGGAGGTGCCACCGGTGGGTGACCTCGCGGCCGAGAGCGCgcctgtcgtcgtcggtgagctcgtcgagcgaCTCGTACAAGTCCGGGTgttgggcggcgagggcccCGCGCAGGAAGACGTCCTGCTTGTCGGGGAAGCCGAACTCGCGGCAGAAGGCATCGACCTGGGCGACCAGGTCGGGCTtggagatgccgaggaggggGTTGCGGAtcctgtgtgtgtgtgtgtgtgtgagtgagtgtgtgtaAGTCTTTGTGGGTTGGGGTTAATCTTTTTTAAAAAGAAAATTGTGTTTCGTTTCCCTACCTGGCTTCGATGTTTCTGGTGTAATCGGCGTTGCTGTGCTCGACGTGGCTTACACCGAGTTTGGACTTGAggtcgccctcgacatcgGGAGCGTGAGACATGTTGCTTGGGGGTTGCGGCCAGTCAAAGAATCGGGCTCATAGAGAACGAGGGTGATAGATCAAGGAGACTGGAGCTACATGTGGTTGGTAGAGATATGGTTAGCTTGATCATGACTTAGCATCACGACATCTGGTCTCATGGTGTCTCTTTATTTATAACTCGACCCACCTCAACTGAACTCCCCAGCATCCCAATTCTAGAGACGGTTTCCCCATGGGGTCGAAGGACATGCTACTGCGTCTTCGCCACCGCTTGTCTGGCATCCCCGGTAGCATCGGCTGTTGAACGGCTGTAGGAAGGTCCTTCCGGCCTGTTCCCCGTGACAAAAAGCTCGAAGCCGCGAGTCCCTGCACAGGGCAACTCAGGTTGATACTTGTATTGGTccaggatgaggaggaggagtgcGGGGCCGCCCTGCCTTGTGTCCAGGAACCAGACAGTATTGGACGGGCGAGCAGAATGTGCTAGTTGGTTGACCTGCGCAGGGCATCATGAACGGGATGCTGGCTCTAAACCTTGCTTCTCCCTTTGTGGAGGGGAAAAGGAGAGAGTACAAGGACTTGATTCCCTTGTCTCGTCGGAGTTTATTTCTCTGCTTTACCTTCTTAGCCTGTTCAAGAAGATTGTCCTCACTGACAGTGTCAACTCAACTCGTACCATGTTGATATAATTCTACCAGAAATTTCATTGCAGCAGTTCTGTGAAATTTGTATTGAATTGGGGAAACCAGACTTGTTAGACCAGAACTATGAAGCTCCTTTCTTAACTTGTAGAAAACTGGCAGCTGGAAAGTCGCTGGGCCGTCAACTGGGGCAATCTTTACCCCAGAGTATCCTCCGTCTCCAACGTCCACCTCCCAGCCTGCCATCAGACGATGAACAGGGACATGGGCATGACGGTGCGGGGTTGACTGTTGCCCTGTGTGTGTACGCCCAGTGCCCTGCGTGTGGTCTCTGGTGCCCTGCGTGTGTTTACCCTCCGCAGGATGTACATCGTATGTCATCTTGAGATCTTGACGAGCGTTCGGCTTAGTGTTGCCATTGACCAAGGACAGGTCGGAATGGGACCACGGAGAAGAGTTCAGCAACAGGAGTAAGCTTCTCGACACACGCAGGGCGGGCATGTGACCGCGTGTGCTCGGCAAAACGGTCTAACAGTAAGAGAATATCCAGTGTATTAAAGAAAGGGTTGCCTTGGACCGTACTGCCTCAACCTCTATACTCTCCTATCGGAATCTTTGCAACAGGCAACCCAAACCCAACATTTGACCAAATTTCTACTCGAGTATCTGCAACAAAAATGGGAAGCCGAGGCGTCATGACCTGGCTCGACAAGCTGGAAGAGCAGCGTGAGACGGGCGCAAACTCCCCACCCTCCTCGGAGCCTCGATTGCTGACCGCAGACAgtcaacgtcgacgtcgactgGATGGACCCCGAGTACATCAAGAGCATGCCGATCGTCCCCCACGACCAGACGAGCAACCAGCTCTGGGTCGACATCCAGCTCGGCCACCCGTCGAACAGGGACCTCTTGTTGGAGACGGCCAAGGAGTTGAAGGACGAGGGATGGCTGGCCATCTACACCCGAATGGTGCGTAGTCGGGCCCCTTCTTTCATCGTTGTCACCTTGATGCAAAACAAAAGGGACCATAGTATCAAGCTGACCAgcccccccacccccggGGAACATGTCCAGGCCGTCCTCATGTGCAAGAAGAACATCGACTCCATCCGGGGCCGGGTCCTGCTGCAGACGCTCCCGTCCAACGCGTACAAGACGCAGGAGACGCTCGACCACGCGCGGCTGTACGACCGCGAGttcgcccgcgccggcgtcgggcGCGACAGGTACTGCATCAAGATCCCCTCGACGGGGCCGGCCCTGAACGCCGCCAAGGTGCTCTCTTCCGAGGGCATCCCGACGCTCGGGACGGCGCTGTTCGGGCTCCCGCAGGCCATCGCGTGCAGCCAGGCGGGGATGCTGTACATCAGCCCGTATTACAACGGTAAGGGGAAACCCGGCTTTTCTTCCCTTGCCTCTTTTACTGTTGACTTATTGCCCGGAGGGCTCTCGGTTGAGTCTCGTGCTGATACAAGAGGGGAGAAAAGAGGTGCGAGCCCATGACGAGCCGGAAGCGCTGTGGCCCGACGTCAAGGACCCGGCAACGCAGCACCCCATGTCGGCGAGGATCGTCCAGATCATCGAGATGTACAAGCGGCTGTACAAGGAGACGGGGAGAGAGCAGCCTCTCGTGAAGAACGCTAGGTATGCTCCCCGCCACGACCCACGATGAGAACCGGAGTAGTATAGGAGAGGGCAATGATCCCCCCGACAGCTGGGCTTTGTCGCTAACCCCGGACATCATTCCTCAGCTTCATctcggccaaggaggccatggcggctgGGGAGATGGGATGCCACTCGGCGACCATCTCGCACACGGTGCTCGACCAGCTGGCGAAGCTGCCGTACGACGGCGCCGCTCAGCCGGGTGAGGgcgtg
This window contains:
- a CDS encoding Putative major facilitator, sugar transporter, major facilitator superfamily, giving the protein MSHAPDVEGDLKSKLGVSHVEHSNADYTRNIEARIRNPLLGISKPDLVAQVDAFCREFGFPDKQDVFLRGALAAQHPDLYESLDELTDDDRRALGREVTHRWHLPRDLYLSVALCSLGSAIQGWDNTGANGANLSFPREFGIDGPDHQALVGVVNAAPTLFGLISAWAADPINDRLGRRGTIFLTGLFCVFPVLAQAFTRNWWGLLLCRLFMGLGMGVKISTIPVYSAEVAPAAVRGGIVTSFQLWVAFGIFVGFCSNLVWYRIGDLAWRFQLGAAFAPAVPVLIFVWFCPESPRWLMKKGRYQDSFRSFCRLRNTEMMAARDLYYAHRQLIVEKDAFGGRTLVRRMADLLTVPRLRRATLASSWIVVSQQFSGINIMAFYSSTIFEQAGYSTRNCLLASMGFGLVVFVFAFPAVYVMDTFGRRNLLLVTFPNMAWCLLAAGLCFLMDQGSSARVPLIAFFIYLFAAMYGPGIGPLPSIYFSEAFPLSHREIGSAFTICVNNAIGSALTLTFPELLHRIGPTRAFGLYAGLNMLAFVVIFFLIPETKQRTLEELDYIFGVPTRRHAAYQVRTWLPWVVRRYVFFERSAKLEPLYHLE
- a CDS encoding Putative quinolinate phosphoribosyl transferase, aldolase-type TIM barrel, giving the protein MEDVPLEHGSLEHLLPPSWKSVVTAWLAEDTPSFDYGGFVVGGDQRTATLWGKSGGIVAGRPFVDEVFAQCGCAVEWHVREGSHIELRGHGEGAVRGKMRVATVTGPARGVLLGERVALNLLARCSGVASMTRGMLVNLRAAGYAGVLAGTRKTTPGFRLVEKYGMLVGGADAHRMDLSSMIMLKDNHVWSKGSITDAVRAAKSVGGFSLKVEVEVRSEDEADEAIAAGADVVMLDNFTGDGVKVAARSLKERWAGKKHFLVEVSGGLTLDNVENYVCNDVDILSTSAIHQGVPHIDFSLKIEV
- a CDS encoding Putative transaldolase/Fructose-6-phosphate aldolase, aldolase-type TIM barrel, which translates into the protein MGPRRRVQQQDVLKKGLPWTVLPQPLYSPIGIFATGNPNPTFDQISTRVSATKMGSRGVMTWLDKLEEQLNVDVDWMDPEYIKSMPIVPHDQTSNQLWVDIQLGHPSNRDLLLETAKELKDEGWLAIYTRMVRSRAPSFIVVTLMQNKRDHSIKLTSPPTPGEHVQAVLMCKKNIDSIRGRVLLQTLPSNAYKTQETLDHARLYDREFARAGVGRDRYCIKIPSTGPALNAAKVLSSEGIPTLGTALFGLPQAIACSQAGMLYISPYYNEGRKEVRAHDEPEALWPDVKDPATQHPMSARIVQIIEMYKRLYKETGREQPLVKNASFISAKEAMAAGEMGCHSATISHTVLDQLAKLPYDGAAQPGEGVPKPAHVYRDAGPPPARLRRLVDVDPLAPAGWDGKPAAAASATNVDYLGDGGAELQRAIEADAITATRLADALKLFIGGEESSRAKIEEVLGKI